A section of the Enterococcus montenegrensis genome encodes:
- a CDS encoding PSP1 domain-containing protein, with product MEVVGVRYKEAGHVYYYRPGKDQEYRYEEKVIVESQQVKLMAEVVIPKVEIDSGDLPDEVLPILHIATSAELKRAAQNKEDAKAAFVIGKKKIRQHELAMKLVSVEYTFDRSKMIFYFTADGRIDFRELVKDLASEFRTRIELRQIGVRDEAKLLGGIGPCGRPLCCTTFLGDFIPVSIKMAKDQGLSLNPTKISGLCGRLMCCLKYENDEYEAAKRELPDYGKEIETPDGKGKVIGLNLLSRIVKVRLFQKETPVEYHYEELKDFKAQQVASLAATADEAKKAGDASEHGQT from the coding sequence ATGGAAGTAGTGGGAGTCCGCTATAAAGAAGCAGGTCACGTTTATTATTATCGTCCTGGTAAAGATCAAGAGTATCGTTATGAAGAAAAAGTGATAGTTGAATCCCAACAAGTCAAATTAATGGCAGAAGTTGTCATTCCTAAAGTGGAAATTGACAGTGGGGATTTACCTGATGAAGTGCTGCCGATTTTACATATTGCAACGAGCGCAGAATTAAAACGAGCAGCCCAAAACAAAGAAGACGCAAAAGCGGCCTTTGTGATTGGAAAAAAGAAAATACGACAACATGAATTAGCGATGAAACTAGTCTCTGTTGAATATACTTTTGACCGGAGTAAAATGATTTTTTACTTCACAGCAGATGGTCGAATTGACTTTCGTGAGTTGGTAAAAGACTTAGCTAGTGAGTTTAGAACAAGAATTGAGTTGCGCCAAATCGGTGTACGGGATGAAGCAAAATTATTAGGCGGTATCGGGCCTTGCGGTAGACCGTTATGTTGTACGACTTTTTTAGGTGATTTTATTCCTGTTTCGATTAAAATGGCTAAAGATCAAGGCTTATCTTTAAACCCAACCAAAATTTCTGGTTTGTGTGGCCGTTTAATGTGCTGTTTGAAATATGAAAATGATGAATATGAAGCGGCAAAACGAGAATTACCAGATTATGGTAAAGAGATTGAGACACCAGATGGCAAGGGAAAAGTTATCGGTTTGAATTTATTAAGTCGGATTGTAAAAGTGCGGCTATTCCAAAAAGAAACGCCAGTGGAGTATCATTATGAGGAACTAAAAGACTTTAAGGCGCAACAAGTAGCCAGTCTAGCTGCCACAGCCGATGAAGCAAAAAAAGCAGGTGATGCCAGTGAGCATGGACAAACGTGA
- a CDS encoding DNA replication initiation control protein YabA translates to MDKRDIYDGLSKLELDLESSLQQLTAMKAALQEIVEKNTTLELENQKLREYLQELKEENAAEEVKQGMSKSRMNLEKIYEEGFHICRESYGARRENDEQCVFCLEVLYRESQN, encoded by the coding sequence ATGGACAAACGTGATATTTATGATGGATTAAGTAAATTAGAGTTAGATTTAGAGAGTTCATTACAGCAATTAACAGCAATGAAAGCGGCCCTGCAAGAAATTGTTGAGAAGAATACAACCTTAGAATTAGAAAATCAAAAACTACGGGAATACTTGCAAGAGTTAAAAGAAGAAAATGCCGCGGAAGAAGTTAAACAGGGTATGTCAAAATCCCGGATGAACTTGGAAAAGATTTATGAAGAAGGTTTTCATATTTGCCGTGAATCCTATGGTGCCAGAAGAGAAAACGACGAGCAATGCGTTTTTTGTTTGGAAGTATTATATCGTGAAAGTCAAAATTAA